The DNA window TTGACGAAGCCGGCCAGCTTGAGGTCGTCGGGCGCCGCGGCGTCCCCTTCCGACTTGACGTCCTTGCCGAGCGAGGAGAGGAGCGCCTCGCGCACGCCGTGGCGGTCGAGCGCCTGGCGCAGCAGCGCGGGGTCGCGCAGCAGGAGGTACTGGGTCTGGTAGAAGCGCTGGATCTCGAACTCGTTGTAGACGGTCGGAACGACGTCCTCGCCCTGCATCACCTTCGGCGTGCTGCGCTCGATGACCAAGCGCGCCGACGCCTCGTAGAGCGGCGTCTTGAGGAAGGTCACCAGGCCGGTGAGCAGAAACACTTCGGCCGCGATCGCCGCGATCAACCAGCGGCGGCTCCAGAGCAACTTCTGGATCGCCGACAGACTCCATTCCGCGGCGCCGACCTCCGGCGTCTGTTCCCCTTCGTCACGCATCACGACGAACCTCCCGGTATCCCTCCGCGGGACACTGGCCGATGGGGGAGAGTAATCCACCCCCCGCCGCCGGGGCAACGTTCAAACGAAGGCCTTGACCCGGTCGGCCGCGTCCCGGGGCGCGACGAGGACGCCGCGCGGTCCGACGACGACCAGGCGGGCCCCCTCGCCCAACAGCACCGCCGCTTCCGCCTCGCCTTCGCCGACGACGAGCGCCAAGGAACCCGCGGCCCCTTCCCCGCGCAGTTCGATCAGGCGGGCCGGCCCCGCGTCGCCGCACGCCGCGAGCGGCGCGACGGCGTCCCATCCGCCGACGTCGTCCCACGCCGCGTCGAGCGGCGCGGCGACGGCCCGCGGCACCTTCTCCATCAGGCCGTAGTCGATCGACGTCCGGCGCGCCCGCTCCCACGCCGCGACGTCGCCCGAGGCGGCGTACTCCGCGACCGGACCGGCGATCTCCGGGCAGCGCCGCTCGAGCTCGACCCAGAAGACGTCGGCCCGCCAGACGAACATCCCGGCGTTCCACAGCGCCCCCGCGGCGAGGAGCGTCCGCGCCTTTTCCGGATCCGGCTTCTCGACGAACCGCCCGACGACGGTCGTCCCGCCGGCGGCCCGTTCGTCGGTCAGTTGGAGGTAGCCGAAGCGGGTCGAGGGATGGTCGGGCGCGACGCCGAGCAGGGCCAGTTCCCCCGCCCGCGCCGCCTCGGCCGCCGAGGCGAGGGCCGCGGCGAAGCGCGCTTCGTCGCCGACGCGGTGGTCGGCGGGCAGGATCGCCACGACGCCCGCGGGGTCCTCGTCGAGGACGCGGCGCATGGCGAGGGCGACGGCCGGACCGGTGTCGCGGGGCGACGGTTCGACCCAGAGGCTCTCCGCGTCGAGACGCGGCTCCCCCGCGGCCAGGACGGCGCCGAGGCCGGGCGCGGCGAGGGCGCGGACGCGCCCCGGCGGCACGATCCCCGCGAGACGGTCGAGCGTCGCGCCGAGCAACGTGCGGCCGCCGCCGCCGAGCGGCAGCAGCGGCTTGGGAAGGTCGGGGCCGGTCCAGGGCCAGAGGCGCGTCCCGCCGCCGCCGGCGAGGATCACCGCCGCGTCGGGGCCGCGACGTCCGGCGCCCTGGGTCACGCCGACCGCCGGAAGCAGTCCACGGTCTTGGCCAGCCCTTCGTCGAAAGAAACCTGCGGCGCGAACCCCAGGCCGAGGCGCGCCTTCTCGATGCCGGCCATCGAGTGCAGGATGTCGCCGGGGCGGGCCGGCTCGTGCAGCGGCTCGAGCGGGCGCCCGGTCAGTTCGGAGATCCGCGCCACCAGCCGCAGCAGGCTGATCCGGTCGCCGCAGGCGATGTTGTAGGCCTGCCCGCAGGCCGTCTCGGGCGCTTCGGCCGCGCGGAGATTGGCGTCCACGACGTTCGCCACGTAGGTGAAGTCGCGCGTCTGCTCCCCCGTGCCGAAGATCGTCGGGCGCTCGCCGGCGAAGGCCGCGGCGACGAAGCGCGGGATGACCGCCGCGTACTCCGAGGCGGGGTTCTGCCGCGGACCGAAGACGTTGAAGTAGCGCAGCGCGATCGTCGGCAGCCCGTAGAGGCGGTGGAAGAGCAGGCAGTAGGTCTCGGAGGCGAGCTTGTTGAGGCCGTAGGGGGAGATCGGCGCCGAGGGCATCGTCTCGACCTTCGGCAGCGTCTCCGACTCGCCGTAGACGGACGAGGACGAGGCGAAGACGAACCGCTTCGCCCCTTGGTCGCGCGCGGCCAGCAGCAGCAGCAGCGTGCCGTCCACGTTGACCAGATGCGAGGTGAGCGGGTCGGCCACCGAGCGGACGACCGAGGGAACCGCCGCGAGATGGAAGATCCAGTCCCGCCCGCGGGTCGCGCGCTCGACGGTCGCGCGGTCCCGCACGTCCCCTTCCAGCAGCGCGAACGCGCCGTTTCCCGCGGCCGCCCACGCCGGCGCCTCGGCGAGGTTCGCGCGCCGTCCGGTGGAGAAGTCGTCGAGGACGAGCACGTCGTGGCCGCGCCCCAAGAGCGCCTCGACCAAGTTCGACCCGATGAAGCCGCCGCCTCCGGTCACCAACGCGCGCATCGTCTCTCCCCTCTCCGCGGGTCCGTCCGTGGTCCGCCGCGCCGCCGGGTCAGCGCCCGACGGCGACGTAGGCGAGACCCTTCTCCTCGACGTCCCGCCGCTTGTAGATGTTGCGGAGATCGACCATCAGCGGCGTCCTGAGCGCCTTCTTCACCCGCTCGAGGTCGAGGTTCCGGAACTGGTTCCATTCCGTGGCGATGACGAGCGCGTCGGCGTCGCCGCAGGCGGCGTACTCGTCCGCGGCCGCCTCGCCGGCGAAGCCCGCGGCGCGCGCGGTTTCCATCGCCGCCGGATCGAACGCCTTGACCGCGGCGCCCGCCGCGGCCAGGCCGCCGGCGATCGCCAGCGCCGGCGACTCGCGCACGTCGTCCGTGTTCGGCTTGAAGGCCAGGCCGAGCAGGGCGACCGTCTTGCCGGCGAGGTCCCCGCCCATCGCCTTGCGGATCTTCTCCACCATCGCCGCCGGGCGCGCGTCGTTGAACGCCACCGCGGCGCCGACGATCGAGAGGCCGCCGCCGAACTCCTGCGCGGTCGAAAGGAGCGCCCGCGTGTCCTTGGGGAAGCAGGAGCCGCCGTAGCCCGGGCCGGGATGGAGGAACTTGCCGCCGATCCGGCGGTCGAGGCCGATCCCCTTCGCGATGTCGTGGACGTCGACGCCGCAGTTCTCGCAGAGGTCGGACAGCTCGTTGATGTAGGAGATCTTGAGCGCGAGGAACGAGTTCGCGGCGTACTTGATCAGTTCCGCGGCGCGCCGGCGGACCCGCACGATCGGCGTCTCGATGAGGTAGAGCGGCCGGTACAGGTCCTGCAGGATCGCCGCGGCCTGTTCGTCCTCGCAGCCGATCACCACGCGGTCGGGGCGCATGAAGTCCTCGATCGCCGCCCCTTCGCGCAGAAACTCCGGGTTGCTGGCGACGCTGAACGGGAACTTCCCGCCGGTCGTCTCGCGGATCAGCGCCTCGACCTTCTCCCCCGTGCCGACCGGCACGGTGGACTTGACGACGATCACCTTGTAGCCGTCCATCGCCTCGGCGATGCTGCGCGCCGCGGCCTTGACGGAGCTCAGGTCGGCGCGGCCGTGCGGGTCCTGCGGCGTGCCGACGGCGACGAAGATCGCCAGGTTGTCGCGCACCGCCTCGCGCAGGTCGGTGGTGAAGCGCAGCCGCCCCGCGGCGACGTTGCGCGCGACGAGCGAGTCGAGCCCGGGCTCGTAGATCGGGATCTCGCCGCGGCGCAGCGCCTGGATCTTCCGCTCGTCGATGTCCACGCAGGTGACGCTGGTGCCGAATTCCGCGAAGCAGGCCCCCGAAACGAGGCCGACGTAGCCGGTGCCGACGATTGCGATGTTCACGTGCCGTGTCCTCGGGGCCGCGGGCGCAGGCCCGGGCGCTTGGTTCCCCCGTCTCGTTCAGTTCCGCGCCGCGACGCCGCGGCGCCAGGCGACGAAGCGGTCGAGCCCGGCGGCGAGCGGAACGCGCGGATCGTACCCCAAGTCGCGCCGCGCCCGCTCGATCGCCGCGCACGTCAGGGGGACGTCGCCCGGCTCGGGCGGAAGGTGCTCGACGCGCGCCGGCTTTCCGAGCCGCTCCGCGAGCATGTCGATCAGCGCGGAGACGCTCGTCGTCGCCGATTCGCCCAGATTGTAGACCGCCGCTCCGCGCCCCCGCTCCACCGCGCCGACCACGCCGTCCACGATGTCGTCCACGTAGGTGAAGTCGCGCCGCGCCGTGCCGTCGCCGAAGACGGTCAGCGTCCGCCCCTCGTCGATCGACCGCGCGAACTTGTGGATCGCCATCTCGGGGCGCTGGCGCGGGCCGTAGACGGTGAAGAAGCGGAGGCCGACGACGTCGCCGCCGTGGATGTGGTGGTGCGCGGCGGCCTGCAGCTCGTTGGACCGCTTCGTCGCCGCGTACGGCGACAGCGGGCGGTCCACCGGCGCGTCCTCGGCGAACGGCGCGGCCGCGCCGGCGCCGTAGACGCTGGAGGACGAGGCGTAGACGATCCGCTTCGTCCCCGCGCGGGCGGCCGCCTCGAAGATCACCGCCGTGCCGCGCACGTTGACGTCGGCGTAGAGGGCCGGCGCCTTGACCGAGGGAC is part of the bacterium genome and encodes:
- a CDS encoding SDR family oxidoreductase; translation: MSAVLVTGAAGFIGSHVAEALVARGARVVGLDNFDPFYAREIKERNLAALAGRDEFELVEGDVRDEELVARLFAGRKIDLVVHLAAKAGVRPSVKAPALYADVNVRGTAVIFEAAARAGTKRIVYASSSSVYGAGAAAPFAEDAPVDRPLSPYAATKRSNELQAAAHHHIHGGDVVGLRFFTVYGPRQRPEMAIHKFARSIDEGRTLTVFGDGTARRDFTYVDDIVDGVVGAVERGRGAAVYNLGESATTSVSALIDMLAERLGKPARVEHLPPEPGDVPLTCAAIERARRDLGYDPRVPLAAGLDRFVAWRRGVAARN
- a CDS encoding SDR family oxidoreductase produces the protein MRALVTGGGGFIGSNLVEALLGRGHDVLVLDDFSTGRRANLAEAPAWAAAGNGAFALLEGDVRDRATVERATRGRDWIFHLAAVPSVVRSVADPLTSHLVNVDGTLLLLLAARDQGAKRFVFASSSSVYGESETLPKVETMPSAPISPYGLNKLASETYCLLFHRLYGLPTIALRYFNVFGPRQNPASEYAAVIPRFVAAAFAGERPTIFGTGEQTRDFTYVANVVDANLRAAEAPETACGQAYNIACGDRISLLRLVARISELTGRPLEPLHEPARPGDILHSMAGIEKARLGLGFAPQVSFDEGLAKTVDCFRRSA
- a CDS encoding UDP-glucose/GDP-mannose dehydrogenase family protein; amino-acid sequence: MNIAIVGTGYVGLVSGACFAEFGTSVTCVDIDERKIQALRRGEIPIYEPGLDSLVARNVAAGRLRFTTDLREAVRDNLAIFVAVGTPQDPHGRADLSSVKAAARSIAEAMDGYKVIVVKSTVPVGTGEKVEALIRETTGGKFPFSVASNPEFLREGAAIEDFMRPDRVVIGCEDEQAAAILQDLYRPLYLIETPIVRVRRRAAELIKYAANSFLALKISYINELSDLCENCGVDVHDIAKGIGLDRRIGGKFLHPGPGYGGSCFPKDTRALLSTAQEFGGGLSIVGAAVAFNDARPAAMVEKIRKAMGGDLAGKTVALLGLAFKPNTDDVRESPALAIAGGLAAAGAAVKAFDPAAMETARAAGFAGEAAADEYAACGDADALVIATEWNQFRNLDLERVKKALRTPLMVDLRNIYKRRDVEEKGLAYVAVGR